CCATTACGGGCTTGAACCTCTGCTAGAGCGCGGAGACCTCTTCAGGAGTGATGATTTGGTGGTTGTCCCTGATTCAGGGAATGACGCGGGGGATTTCGTCGAGATTGCGGAGAAGGCGATGCTTAGGCTGGCATTCACGGTTACAGGCAAGCAGGTACACGCCTCACTTCCGCACAGAGGGCTGAACGCCTGCCGTGTCGCAAACATGCTGGCGTATGAGATTGATGAAGCACTGCACAAGAACTTCACGCAGAAGGACGATACGTTTGACCCGCCGTTCTCGACGTTCGAGCCCACGCGCAGAGCCGCCAACGTTCCTGCGGTGAACATCGTGCCGGGACGTGAACGCTTCGAGTTCGACTGCAGGGTGTTACCATCTGTGCCGCTTGATGATGTGATTGATGTCGTCAAGAAGACGTGTGCTCGCGTCGAAGCAATTACAGGGGCGAAGATTGCGCTTGAGCCCGACATAGCAGAATCCGCGCCGGTAACTAGCCCTGATGCTGAGGTGTGCAGGCTGCTCGTTAAGTGCGTTCGTGAGGTGTTGAACGTTGAGCCCAAGACAGGCGGAGTCGGCGGAGGAACGTTCGCGGCGTTCTTCAGGCGGAAGGGCATCCCTGCGGTGGTGTGGTCTCAGGAGAGCGGGGGAGTTGCGCACCAGCCCGACGAGTACACGGACATAGATTACCTCATGAACAACGCGAAAGTTTTTGCGCTGATGATGGCCGGAGAATAACTGCACAAAAAACCCCCTCACACATTCGGAGGGGGCTTCCGTTTACACTTAATTACTTCCTCTGCTTCTTCAGCATGTCAACATACACTGCGAGAAGGATAACTACGCCTTTCGCTATCTGCTGCCAGAATGAATTAAGCCCCAGAAGGTTCAAGCCGTTGTTCAGGACTCCGATGATGAGTACGCCGATGAAGGTTGAGCCGATTTTGCCGACACCGCCGGACATTGACGTTCCGCCCAGAACCGTTGCCGCAATCGCGTCCATCTCGAAGGCCTGTCCTGCTGTGGGCTGACCGGATGCCATGCGCGCGCACAGAACTACTCCCGTGAACGCCGCAAGGAATCCGCTCATCGTGTAGACCAGCATCTTCGTGCGGGCAACATTAACGCCGGAGAAGATAGCCGCCTTGTCGTTGCCGCCGACTGCGTAGACGTGCCGCCCGAATCTCGTCTTGCTGAGCAGAATCACGCAGATTATCAGGAACACTGCCATGTAGATTACGGGGTACGGTATCGGCCCGAGATAGCCCGTCCCTATGATCTGGTACTCAGGAATCATTGCGCGGATGGGCTGGCCGTTGCTGTAGATGTACGCAGCACCTCTGGCCATCTGCATCATCGCCAAAGTTACGATGAAGGGAGGTATTGTTGTCTTCGCGATCACGAAGCCGTTGAACAGACCTAGAGCCGTACCGATGATGATTGACGTGGCGACTGCGCCCGGAACGCTGAAGCCGCTCTTGACGATGAGACCCGCGCTCAGAGTTCCCGAGATTGCGAGGATTGAGCCGACTGAAAGGTCAATTCC
This window of the Synergistaceae bacterium genome carries:
- a CDS encoding ABC transporter permease, whose amino-acid sequence is MPLENKIKAQNGVVRYLKDNMGTLIGLLIMCVILSFTTNGVFYSQRNLVNVLRQVSSNACLAFGMTFAIITGGIDLSVGSILAISGTLSAGLIVKSGFSVPGAVATSIIIGTALGLFNGFVIAKTTIPPFIVTLAMMQMARGAAYIYSNGQPIRAMIPEYQIIGTGYLGPIPYPVIYMAVFLIICVILLSKTRFGRHVYAVGGNDKAAIFSGVNVARTKMLVYTMSGFLAAFTGVVLCARMASGQPTAGQAFEMDAIAATVLGGTSMSGGVGKIGSTFIGVLIIGVLNNGLNLLGLNSFWQQIAKGVVILLAVYVDMLKKQRK
- a CDS encoding M20 family metallo-hydrolase translates to MRTKILQKAEFLRGSMVDTLSHLCTFPAISPHNGGTGEEAKLQELKKIIESFGLKGATLKIERVDDEVSPTGNRPSLLLEYPGRKKQRLCILSHIDVVPEGDRSAWTLDPFAPEVRGERLYGRGVSDNGTCLVSSLYALKALLDAGGEPEYTILLAFVADEEMGSHYGLEPLLERGDLFRSDDLVVVPDSGNDAGDFVEIAEKAMLRLAFTVTGKQVHASLPHRGLNACRVANMLAYEIDEALHKNFTQKDDTFDPPFSTFEPTRRAANVPAVNIVPGRERFEFDCRVLPSVPLDDVIDVVKKTCARVEAITGAKIALEPDIAESAPVTSPDAEVCRLLVKCVREVLNVEPKTGGVGGGTFAAFFRRKGIPAVVWSQESGGVAHQPDEYTDIDYLMNNAKVFALMMAGE